The genomic segment CCAGCGCGCTGCCGCGACGGCGGGAGGCGGGGGAGGCGGGGGTGTCGGGGCGGGGGTTGCTGCTGGTCGATCGGCTGACGGACGTGTGGGGGGTGGAGGCGCGGGGCGGGGGGAAGTGCGTGTGGTGCGAGTTCGTGCTGCCGGGCGCGCGCCCCTGAAGAGCAGGGGTCGCGCCCCCTGCTTTCGGCCCGTGGGGCCGTGTCGTCGAGGGGCGCGGGGAACTGCTCGACCAGCCCCCACGCACCCGCACTCACCCACCGGCCCGAAGTGCCCCGTGGCACTCTGGATGTATGCCTGAATTGCCCGAAGTGGAGGCGTTGCGGGACTTCCTGGTCGGGAGCCTCGTCGGTCACGAAGTCGTCCGCGTGCTGCCCGTGGCGATCAGTGTGCTGAAGACGTACGACCCCCCGGTCACCGCCTTGGAGGGGCGGCAGGTCACGGGCGTGCGGCGGTACGGCAAGTTTCTGGACATCGAGGCGGACGGCGGGGAACTGCACCTCGTGACGCATCTGGCCCGGGCCGGGTGGCTGCACTGGAAGGACCGGCTGCCGGACGGTCCGCCGAAGCCGGGCGGCAAGAGCCCGCTCGCGCTGCGGGTCGCCCTGGAGACCGGCGAGGGCTTCGACCTCACCGAGGCCGGGACGCAGAAGCGGCTGGCGGTGTACGTCGTACGGGACCCGGCGGAGGTGTCCGGCATCGCCCGGCTCGGCCCGGACCCTCTCGCCGACGAGTTCGACGTGACCCGCTTCGCCGGGCTGCTCGCGGGCGAGCGGCGGCAGATCAAGGGGGCGCTGCGGGACCAGAGCCTGATCGCGGGG from the Streptomyces sp. NBC_00310 genome contains:
- a CDS encoding Fpg/Nei family DNA glycosylase, translating into MPELPEVEALRDFLVGSLVGHEVVRVLPVAISVLKTYDPPVTALEGRQVTGVRRYGKFLDIEADGGELHLVTHLARAGWLHWKDRLPDGPPKPGGKSPLALRVALETGEGFDLTEAGTQKRLAVYVVRDPAEVSGIARLGPDPLADEFDVTRFAGLLAGERRQIKGALRDQSLIAGIGNAYSDEILHAAKMSPFKLASSLKPEETRHLHEALRATLTEAVERSRGLAAGRLKAEKKSGLRVHGRTGEPCPVCGDTVREVSFSDSSLQYCPTCQTGGKPLADRRLSRLLK